One segment of Amycolatopsis alba DSM 44262 DNA contains the following:
- a CDS encoding AzlC family ABC transporter permease, translating to MTTLRRHYLAGARVGLGLGVATFVLGVTFGAYSQTLGWGIAAPIVASIVVFSGSAQFAMATALAGGGNLAVAVGAAALINARFLPMGAAVAADLRGGRLRRAWEGQAVVDGSWVAAHLGEGRFDREKLIGCTLVQLPAWVLGTVLGVLAAPPPDVVARFGLDVVFPGFFLVLLIDELRRSRQAVRTAALAACLAGVLVLFVPVGLALIGASAAALLGLGVRR from the coding sequence ATGACAACGCTCCGGCGGCACTATCTGGCCGGCGCCCGCGTCGGGCTCGGGCTGGGTGTCGCGACCTTCGTCCTCGGCGTCACCTTCGGCGCCTACAGTCAGACTCTGGGCTGGGGGATCGCGGCCCCGATCGTCGCTTCGATCGTCGTGTTCTCCGGCTCGGCCCAGTTCGCGATGGCCACCGCGCTCGCGGGCGGCGGCAACCTCGCCGTCGCGGTCGGCGCCGCGGCCCTGATCAACGCCCGGTTCCTGCCGATGGGCGCCGCCGTCGCCGCGGACCTGCGCGGCGGGCGGCTGCGCCGGGCGTGGGAGGGCCAGGCCGTCGTCGACGGTTCGTGGGTGGCCGCTCATCTCGGTGAAGGGCGCTTCGACCGCGAGAAACTCATCGGCTGCACGCTCGTCCAGCTGCCCGCATGGGTGCTGGGCACGGTGCTCGGGGTGCTGGCCGCGCCACCGCCGGACGTCGTCGCGCGGTTCGGGCTCGACGTCGTGTTCCCCGGCTTCTTCCTGGTCCTGCTCATCGACGAACTGCGCCGTTCGCGCCAGGCGGTCCGGACCGCGGCCCTCGCCGCCTGCCTCGCCGGGGTCCTGGTGCTGTTCGTCCCGGTCGGGCTCGCGCTGATCGGTGCCTCGGCCGCCGCGCTGCTGGGCCTGGGGGTGCGGCGATGA
- the crtI gene encoding phytoene desaturase family protein: MRTVTGPSDHVVVIGGGLAGLSATLHLLGAGRRVTLLEQDKTPGGRAGQADFGGNTVDTGASVLTMPELLDEAFSAVGESLADNLTLTRLDPAYRARFADGSTIAVHTEAAAMEAEIRAAAGPAEAEGYRRLRRWLTELYAVQKDQFIGANFDSPFDLVRPELAKLAALGGFGRLGPKIGGFLHDDRVRRLFSFQALYAGLDPARAIGAYGVISYMDTVGGVYYPSGGMGEIARSMANAAERAGAEVRFGTEAAWLERVSSRVRAVRTRSGERIPCDTVVLATELGTAYRLLGARPRRPLPLRYSPSAVVLHGHAPKSWPELGHHTIFFGQAWEKTFSEIIHEGRLMSDPSLLVTRPTATEPGLAPGGDQVISVLAPAPNLRRGKIDWGRVGPAYRTELLRTLENRGLAGFAGGFTVDETITPAGWAERGLTAGTPFSLAHTFAQTGPFRPGNLVRAADNVVLAGCGTTPGVGIPPVVISGRLAAGRVTGR; this comes from the coding sequence ATGCGCACCGTCACCGGTCCGAGTGACCACGTGGTGGTGATCGGTGGCGGGCTCGCCGGGCTGTCGGCGACGCTGCATCTGCTCGGCGCCGGACGCCGCGTGACCCTGCTGGAGCAGGACAAGACTCCCGGCGGCCGGGCCGGTCAGGCGGATTTCGGCGGCAACACCGTCGACACCGGCGCCAGCGTGCTGACCATGCCGGAACTGCTCGACGAGGCGTTCTCGGCGGTCGGCGAATCCCTGGCGGACAACCTGACGCTGACACGGCTCGACCCGGCGTACCGCGCGAGGTTCGCCGACGGCAGCACGATCGCCGTGCACACCGAGGCGGCGGCGATGGAGGCCGAGATCCGCGCGGCCGCCGGTCCGGCCGAAGCCGAGGGCTACCGGCGGCTGCGGCGCTGGCTGACCGAGCTGTACGCGGTGCAGAAGGATCAGTTCATCGGCGCGAACTTCGACTCGCCGTTCGATCTCGTGCGCCCGGAACTGGCGAAACTGGCCGCGCTGGGCGGATTCGGGCGGCTCGGCCCGAAGATCGGCGGTTTCCTGCACGACGACCGGGTGCGGCGCCTGTTCTCCTTCCAGGCGCTCTACGCGGGGCTCGACCCGGCACGCGCGATCGGCGCGTACGGCGTCATCTCCTATATGGACACCGTCGGCGGGGTCTACTACCCGTCGGGCGGGATGGGCGAGATCGCGCGGTCGATGGCGAACGCCGCCGAGCGCGCGGGCGCGGAGGTGCGCTTCGGCACCGAAGCCGCTTGGCTGGAAAGGGTTTCCTCGCGGGTGCGCGCGGTACGGACCCGCTCGGGCGAGCGGATCCCTTGCGACACCGTGGTTCTCGCGACCGAACTCGGAACCGCGTACCGGCTGCTCGGAGCACGCCCGCGTCGTCCGCTGCCGCTGCGGTACTCGCCGTCGGCCGTCGTGCTGCACGGGCACGCGCCGAAATCGTGGCCGGAACTGGGCCACCACACCATCTTCTTCGGTCAGGCCTGGGAGAAGACGTTCTCGGAGATCATCCACGAGGGCAGGCTGATGAGCGATCCGTCGCTGCTGGTGACCCGGCCGACCGCGACCGAACCAGGCCTCGCCCCCGGCGGCGACCAGGTGATCTCGGTGCTGGCCCCGGCACCGAACCTGCGCCGCGGCAAGATCGACTGGGGCCGGGTCGGGCCCGCGTATCGCACGGAACTCCTGCGCACACTGGAAAACCGCGGTCTCGCCGGCTTCGCGGGCGGCTTCACCGTCGACGAGACGATCACCCCGGCAGGCTGGGCGGAACGCGGGCTCACCGCGGGCACCCCGTTCTCGCTCGCGCACACCTTCGCCCAGACCGGCCCGTTCCGGCCGGGGAACCTGGTGCGGGCGGCGGACAACGTCGTACTGGCGGGCTGCGGGACGACACCGGGCGTCGGCATCCCGCCGGTGGTGATCTCCGGCAGGCTCGCCGCGGGAAGGGTCACCGGCCGATGA
- a CDS encoding DMT family transporter — protein MSVAVPTRARSSAALVLAGVLWGTGGLAGSLLASRAGLHPLSVAAYRLLIGGVIATGYLWLTGGLRGLPRTSEVRRRLLTVGGLFALFQTSYFAAVSLSSVSVATMTTIGSAPVLLAVATAAKTRRLPGARTAVSLAGSLVGLALLQGTPGEKVNVAGVFFALLAAAGFAALTLVTANRVEGLDPLPTTAFGCLIGGAALIPAAWWFGMAVPLQADVLALVLYFGVVPTALAYAAYFRGLEGAHPVLAALSALLEPLTAALLSTVVLGERLGAVGWCGAAVLIAALAVAYSKP, from the coding sequence ATGTCCGTTGCCGTACCCACGCGCGCCCGATCGTCGGCCGCGCTCGTCCTCGCCGGTGTCCTCTGGGGGACCGGCGGCCTCGCCGGATCCCTGCTCGCCTCCCGCGCGGGACTCCATCCGCTGAGCGTCGCCGCGTACCGGCTGCTCATCGGCGGCGTGATCGCCACCGGCTACCTCTGGCTCACCGGCGGCCTCCGCGGCCTTCCCCGTACTTCGGAGGTCCGCCGCCGTCTGCTGACGGTCGGCGGCCTGTTCGCGCTCTTCCAGACCAGCTATTTCGCCGCGGTCTCGCTGAGTTCCGTGAGCGTCGCGACCATGACCACCATCGGCAGCGCGCCCGTCCTGCTCGCCGTCGCGACGGCCGCCAAAACCCGCCGCCTGCCCGGAGCGCGGACGGCGGTGTCCCTGGCCGGGTCCCTTGTCGGACTCGCGTTGCTGCAAGGGACACCGGGGGAGAAGGTCAACGTCGCCGGAGTGTTCTTCGCGCTCCTCGCCGCGGCCGGATTCGCCGCGCTGACCCTGGTGACCGCGAACCGTGTCGAGGGCCTGGATCCCTTGCCCACCACGGCTTTCGGCTGCCTGATCGGCGGTGCCGCGCTCATTCCCGCCGCGTGGTGGTTCGGGATGGCCGTGCCGCTGCAGGCCGACGTGCTCGCGCTCGTCCTCTACTTCGGTGTCGTGCCCACGGCGCTGGCGTACGCGGCGTACTTTCGCGGTCTCGAAGGCGCGCATCCCGTGCTCGCGGCGCTGTCCGCCCTGCTCGAACCGTTGACGGCCGCGCTGCTGTCCACGGTCGTGCTGGGGGAACGGCTCGGCGCCGTGGGGTGGTGCGGCGCGGCGGTGCTCATCGCCGCGCTCGCCGTCGCCTACTCCAAACCCTAG
- a CDS encoding DUF885 domain-containing protein: MASTAQSVHQICDRYVDEIAAADPVEATILGVAGYDDQLTDFSPAGHAARAAIAARALADIEAAEPADDAERAAKAVFAERIGLVLEIHEAGLDLSSLNVIESPAQNLRMVFDLMPAETESDWATIAVRMAKLPEALGQLRAGLLAGADAGHVSALRQVRKVAEQAETWAGLKEDTGYFTTLVSGAKDVSDSLRTELGHAATIAQEAYAEFAGFLRAELAPLAPVKDAVGAEVYKLWSRMFTGATLDLDEAYAWGWAEFTRIETEMREVAGRIKPGATLAEAAAVLDADPKYVVRGRAEFQAWMQNLSDNALKLLRGKHFDISDRVMELECKIAPPGGTVGAYYTGPNEDFSRPGRMWWSLPQGRDEFTTWREVSTVYHEGAPGHHLQIATAVDQSGSLNKYQRMLAFTSGHAEGWALYSERLMEDLGFLSDDGELLGMLSEQLFRAARVIVDIGMHLELEIPAGTGFHEGERWTPELGLEFMLTRTVTDPAHVHDEIDRYLGWPGQAPSYKLGERLWLTARDEVRARQGDAFDIKQFHTRALALGGMGLDTLREMLASLD, encoded by the coding sequence ATGGCTTCAACCGCGCAAAGTGTGCACCAGATCTGTGACCGGTACGTCGACGAGATCGCGGCGGCGGACCCCGTCGAGGCGACGATCCTCGGGGTCGCCGGGTACGACGATCAGCTGACCGACTTCTCGCCCGCCGGGCACGCGGCGCGGGCCGCGATCGCCGCCCGCGCGCTCGCCGACATCGAGGCGGCCGAACCCGCCGACGACGCGGAGCGCGCGGCCAAGGCGGTGTTCGCCGAGCGGATCGGGCTGGTGCTGGAGATCCACGAGGCGGGCCTCGACCTTTCGTCGCTGAACGTGATCGAGAGCCCGGCGCAGAACCTGCGGATGGTCTTCGACCTCATGCCCGCCGAGACCGAGTCGGACTGGGCGACGATCGCCGTCCGGATGGCGAAGCTTCCCGAGGCGCTGGGTCAGCTGAGGGCGGGGCTGCTCGCCGGTGCCGACGCGGGTCACGTCTCCGCGTTGCGCCAGGTCCGCAAGGTCGCGGAGCAGGCGGAGACCTGGGCCGGGCTCAAGGAGGACACCGGGTACTTCACCACGCTGGTCTCGGGGGCGAAGGACGTCAGCGACAGCCTTCGCACCGAACTCGGCCACGCCGCCACCATCGCGCAGGAGGCGTACGCCGAGTTCGCCGGTTTCCTCCGGGCCGAACTCGCCCCGCTGGCGCCGGTCAAGGACGCCGTCGGCGCCGAGGTGTACAAGCTGTGGTCACGGATGTTCACCGGGGCCACCCTCGACCTGGACGAGGCCTACGCCTGGGGCTGGGCCGAATTCACCCGCATCGAAACGGAGATGCGCGAGGTCGCCGGCCGGATCAAACCCGGCGCCACCCTCGCCGAGGCGGCCGCCGTCCTCGACGCCGACCCCAAGTACGTCGTCCGCGGCCGGGCGGAATTCCAGGCCTGGATGCAGAACCTGTCCGACAACGCGCTGAAGCTGCTGCGCGGCAAGCACTTCGACATCTCCGACCGGGTGATGGAGCTGGAGTGCAAGATCGCCCCGCCCGGCGGCACCGTCGGCGCGTACTACACCGGCCCGAACGAGGACTTCTCGCGGCCCGGCCGCATGTGGTGGTCGCTGCCGCAGGGCCGGGACGAGTTCACCACCTGGCGCGAGGTCAGCACCGTCTACCACGAGGGCGCGCCGGGCCATCACCTGCAGATCGCGACCGCGGTCGACCAGTCGGGCTCGCTCAACAAGTACCAGCGGATGCTGGCGTTCACCTCCGGGCACGCCGAGGGCTGGGCGCTGTACTCCGAGCGGCTGATGGAGGACCTCGGGTTCCTGTCCGACGACGGTGAACTGCTGGGCATGCTGTCCGAGCAGCTGTTCCGTGCCGCGCGCGTGATCGTCGACATCGGCATGCACCTGGAGCTGGAGATCCCGGCGGGCACCGGTTTCCACGAGGGCGAGCGGTGGACGCCCGAACTGGGCCTGGAGTTCATGCTCACCAGGACCGTCACCGACCCGGCCCACGTGCACGACGAGATCGACCGCTACCTGGGCTGGCCAGGGCAGGCGCCGTCGTACAAGCTCGGCGAACGCCTCTGGCTCACCGCACGCGACGAGGTCCGTGCCCGGCAGGGCGACGCCTTCGACATCAAGCAGTTCCACACGCGGGCCCTGGCGCTCGGCGGGATGGGCTTGGACACCCTCCGCGAAATGCTCGCGTCCCTGGACTGA
- a CDS encoding polyprenyl synthetase family protein, whose amino-acid sequence MDTSAYDADLPAHVERALAGFLERAGAEIRRTEPTVGVGIDALAGFVLGGGKRLRPTFAWWGWRGAGGDPSGPDVEGVLQAVASLELIQACALIHDDLIDSSDSRRGSPTVHIAGAKLHADSGWLGSPSTFGLATAVLVGDLALAWADDMFGEAPLPPAALAAARPAWRAMRTEVLAGQYLDVRTQATGDASPEAALHICKLKTAAYTVMRPLHLGAALGGADDALIATLREFGDEVGVAFQLRDDLLGVFGDPSVTGKPAGDDLREGKRTLLVALGLQRAAEQGKNAASKVISDAIGDAHLSEDAVETVREALQDVGAVDAVERRIDELTESAMAALDRAHLAEPAPAALTGLVVKATQRTY is encoded by the coding sequence ATGGACACGTCCGCCTACGACGCCGATCTGCCCGCCCACGTCGAGCGGGCGCTGGCCGGGTTCCTCGAGCGCGCCGGTGCCGAAATCCGCCGCACCGAACCGACCGTGGGCGTCGGGATCGACGCGCTGGCCGGGTTCGTGCTGGGCGGCGGCAAACGGCTGCGCCCGACGTTCGCCTGGTGGGGCTGGCGCGGCGCGGGCGGCGATCCGTCGGGGCCGGACGTCGAAGGCGTGCTGCAGGCGGTGGCGAGCCTGGAGCTGATCCAGGCGTGCGCGCTGATCCACGACGACCTCATCGACTCTTCCGATTCGCGCCGCGGTTCCCCGACGGTGCACATCGCGGGCGCCAAACTGCACGCCGACAGCGGCTGGCTGGGTTCGCCGAGCACGTTCGGGCTCGCGACCGCCGTCCTGGTCGGCGACCTCGCGCTGGCCTGGGCCGACGACATGTTCGGCGAGGCCCCGCTCCCGCCCGCGGCCCTCGCGGCGGCGCGGCCCGCGTGGCGCGCGATGCGCACCGAGGTGCTCGCCGGGCAGTACCTCGACGTCCGCACCCAGGCCACCGGCGACGCCTCCCCCGAGGCCGCGCTGCACATCTGCAAGCTCAAGACGGCCGCGTACACCGTGATGCGCCCGCTGCACCTCGGTGCCGCGCTCGGTGGCGCCGACGACGCCCTGATCGCGACGCTGCGCGAGTTCGGCGACGAGGTCGGCGTGGCGTTCCAGCTGCGGGACGACCTGCTCGGCGTGTTCGGCGACCCGTCGGTCACCGGCAAGCCCGCGGGCGACGACCTGCGCGAAGGCAAGCGGACGCTGCTGGTCGCGCTGGGTCTCCAGCGCGCGGCCGAACAGGGCAAGAACGCCGCGTCCAAGGTCATTTCCGACGCCATCGGCGACGCGCACCTGTCCGAAGACGCCGTCGAGACCGTTCGCGAGGCACTGCAGGACGTCGGCGCCGTCGACGCGGTGGAACGCCGCATCGACGAGCTCACCGAGTCCGCGATGGCGGCGCTGGACCGCGCCCACCTGGCCGAGCCCGCTCCCGCCGCGCTGACCGGGCTGGTCGTCAAGGCGACCCAGCGGACGTACTGA
- the metF gene encoding methylenetetrahydrofolate reductase [NAD(P)H] gives MTSVVERLQGDGPVFSIEFFPPRDTADEAVLWKSIRELEPLDPAYMSITYGAGGSSRDGTIRSIARVATETTLVPMAHLTAVNHSVAELRNVIGWYAAVGVRNILALRGDPPGDVYGDWVPHPNGLNYAEELVELVRSLGDFCVGVSAFPYGHPRSANLEADTEYLVRKLRAGADFAIAQLFFEPEDFLRLRDRVAATGCEALVIPGIMPLTTLRTLHTSIKLSGAPAPRRLLDRLEPLADDPKAFRAAGIDAVTELCERLIAEGVPDLHFYTFNRSKATREVVSRLGLVPARA, from the coding sequence ATGACGTCCGTGGTCGAGCGGTTGCAGGGTGATGGTCCCGTGTTCTCCATCGAGTTCTTCCCGCCTCGCGACACGGCGGACGAGGCCGTGCTGTGGAAGTCGATCCGGGAACTCGAGCCACTGGACCCGGCGTACATGTCGATCACCTACGGCGCCGGCGGCTCCAGCCGGGACGGCACGATCCGCAGCATCGCCCGCGTCGCCACCGAAACCACGCTGGTGCCGATGGCGCACCTCACCGCGGTGAACCACTCGGTCGCGGAACTGCGCAACGTCATCGGCTGGTACGCCGCCGTCGGCGTGCGGAACATCCTCGCGCTGCGGGGCGACCCGCCTGGCGACGTCTACGGCGACTGGGTCCCGCATCCGAACGGGCTCAACTACGCCGAGGAACTCGTCGAACTGGTGCGTTCCCTCGGCGACTTCTGCGTCGGCGTCTCGGCCTTCCCGTACGGCCACCCGAGGTCGGCGAACCTCGAAGCCGACACCGAGTACCTGGTGCGCAAGCTCCGCGCGGGCGCGGATTTCGCGATCGCGCAGCTGTTCTTCGAACCGGAAGACTTCCTCCGCCTGCGGGACCGGGTGGCGGCCACCGGCTGCGAGGCGCTGGTCATCCCCGGCATCATGCCGCTGACCACGCTGCGGACGCTGCACACGTCGATCAAGCTGTCCGGCGCGCCCGCCCCGCGGCGGCTGCTGGACCGGCTCGAACCGCTGGCCGATGACCCGAAGGCCTTCCGCGCGGCGGGAATCGACGCGGTCACCGAACTGTGCGAACGGCTCATCGCCGAAGGCGTCCCCGACCTGCACTTCTACACGTTCAACCGGTCCAAGGCCACGCGTGAGGTGGTCAGCAGGCTCGGCCTGGTCCCGGCTCGCGCGTAA
- a CDS encoding AzlD domain-containing protein: protein MTLWLAIVLVALVSIGFKAVGPVLLGDREMPPRVAGVIALLAPALLAGLVLTEVTGPAWSGVDWTLCAGLAAIAVTYVLRVPVLAAILCGVVVTALLRFLV, encoded by the coding sequence ATGACGCTCTGGCTCGCCATCGTCCTGGTGGCGCTGGTCAGTATCGGGTTCAAGGCGGTGGGCCCGGTCCTGCTCGGCGACCGGGAAATGCCGCCGCGCGTGGCAGGCGTGATCGCGCTGCTCGCGCCCGCGCTGCTGGCCGGTCTCGTGCTCACCGAGGTGACCGGCCCGGCCTGGTCCGGGGTCGACTGGACGCTCTGCGCGGGACTGGCCGCGATCGCGGTGACCTACGTGCTACGCGTCCCGGTGCTCGCCGCGATCCTCTGCGGCGTCGTCGTCACGGCCTTGCTGCGGTTCCTGGTCTAG
- a CDS encoding phytoene/squalene synthase family protein encodes MSELDAAGITAPALRAAYTECRRINAHHGRTFFLATRLLPARTRPFAHALYGFARMADEVVDNPAPGTDPAVALDDVAVMVGQVFDGGTPADPVLAALADTVRRHDLDRELFDAFLWSMAMDLKVTEYATYADLKEYIHGSAEVIGLQMLPVFGTVVPVEEAMPGAAALGEAFQLTNFLRDVGEDLDRGRLYLPTGELAAFGVDRELLEWSRARGLPDRRVRRALAVAVARNRAVYRRAEAGIPLLRPESRDCVRTALTLYEGILDEIAALGYDVLNTRAVVPRRRRAAVALPRLLASTWSNSRLKVRS; translated from the coding sequence ATGAGCGAACTCGACGCCGCGGGTATCACCGCACCGGCGTTGCGGGCCGCGTACACCGAATGCCGCCGCATCAACGCGCACCACGGCCGCACGTTCTTCCTCGCGACCCGTCTGCTGCCTGCCAGGACGCGGCCGTTCGCGCACGCGCTGTACGGCTTCGCGCGGATGGCGGACGAAGTGGTCGACAACCCCGCGCCCGGCACCGATCCCGCCGTCGCGCTGGACGACGTCGCCGTCATGGTCGGGCAGGTCTTCGACGGCGGCACACCCGCCGATCCGGTGCTGGCCGCGCTCGCCGACACGGTGCGGCGCCACGACCTGGACCGCGAACTGTTCGACGCGTTCCTGTGGTCCATGGCGATGGACCTCAAGGTCACCGAGTACGCGACCTACGCCGACCTCAAGGAGTACATCCACGGTTCGGCCGAGGTGATCGGCCTGCAGATGCTGCCGGTCTTCGGCACCGTGGTACCGGTCGAGGAGGCGATGCCCGGTGCGGCCGCGCTCGGTGAGGCGTTCCAGCTGACCAACTTCCTCCGCGACGTCGGCGAGGACCTCGACCGGGGAAGGCTGTATCTGCCCACCGGTGAACTGGCCGCGTTCGGCGTCGACCGCGAACTGCTCGAATGGTCCCGTGCGCGCGGGCTGCCGGACCGGCGAGTGCGGCGCGCGCTCGCCGTCGCGGTGGCGCGCAACCGGGCGGTGTACCGCCGCGCCGAAGCGGGGATCCCGTTGCTGCGCCCGGAATCCCGTGACTGCGTGCGGACCGCGCTCACGCTGTACGAAGGCATCCTCGACGAGATCGCGGCCCTCGGTTACGACGTGCTGAACACCCGCGCCGTCGTCCCTCGCCGTCGTCGCGCGGCTGTCGCCCTGCCGAGGCTGCTGGCGAGCACGTGGAGCAACTCCAGGCTTAAGGTTCGGTCATGA
- a CDS encoding CGNR zinc finger domain-containing protein, with the protein MDGHWDGYDSIGGSVPLDLVNTVSWRRDPVRRDDRLSSPERLSEWVVLVGAGTERIEISEAVLEAVKSFRETLYRVLVSAPPDVTPLRKPLLSAYRHAELAPSFPLRWTVPLSDGAALPHFLALAAEDLLRSGDLERIRECEGPGCGWIFTDHTRNRSRRWCSSSDCGNRARAKRHYDKGRG; encoded by the coding sequence ATGGACGGCCACTGGGACGGGTACGACAGCATCGGCGGGAGTGTGCCGTTGGACCTGGTCAACACCGTTTCCTGGCGGCGTGATCCGGTCAGGCGGGACGACCGGCTTTCGAGTCCGGAAAGGCTGTCCGAGTGGGTCGTCCTGGTCGGCGCGGGCACCGAACGGATCGAGATCTCCGAGGCCGTCCTGGAGGCGGTGAAGTCCTTCCGCGAGACGCTCTACCGCGTGCTCGTGTCGGCTCCGCCGGACGTCACACCGCTGCGAAAGCCACTGCTCTCGGCGTACCGGCACGCCGAACTCGCACCGTCCTTCCCGCTGCGGTGGACCGTGCCCTTGTCCGACGGCGCCGCGCTGCCGCACTTTCTCGCGCTGGCGGCCGAGGACCTGCTTCGCTCCGGAGACCTCGAACGGATCCGGGAATGCGAGGGGCCGGGGTGCGGCTGGATCTTCACCGACCACACGCGTAACAGGTCGCGGCGCTGGTGCAGTTCGTCGGACTGCGGAAACCGGGCGCGGGCGAAGCGGCACTACGACAAGGGCCGTGGCTGA
- the merB gene encoding organomercurial lyase → MSAENDTSWDEDVRVAVYRAFAEHGRPPTAPELADAAHGSLAVAKQALHRLAEQRHLVLDDCEHVVMAHPFAAIPLGFSVMGERTLWWGGCAWDAFAIPHLVKAEPEVLVSTRCRGCGEPQALMVNDQAPPKSGLVAHFLVPAARMWDDVVHTCGNQRLFCGESCVDEWLTETGQDKGYVMDLATLWRLAAGWYDGRLEHGYTRRDPAAAAAYFTQAGLSGPFWS, encoded by the coding sequence ATGAGCGCCGAAAACGACACCAGCTGGGACGAGGACGTCCGCGTCGCGGTCTACCGCGCGTTCGCGGAGCACGGGAGGCCGCCGACGGCGCCGGAACTGGCCGACGCCGCCCACGGATCGCTCGCGGTGGCGAAACAGGCGCTGCACCGGCTCGCGGAGCAGCGGCACCTGGTGCTCGACGACTGCGAGCACGTCGTGATGGCTCACCCGTTCGCGGCGATCCCGCTGGGGTTCTCCGTGATGGGTGAGCGGACGCTGTGGTGGGGCGGCTGCGCGTGGGACGCGTTCGCGATCCCGCATCTGGTCAAGGCCGAACCCGAGGTGCTGGTGTCCACGCGCTGCCGGGGTTGCGGCGAACCGCAGGCCCTGATGGTGAACGACCAGGCCCCGCCGAAGAGCGGGCTGGTCGCGCATTTCCTGGTCCCGGCGGCGCGGATGTGGGACGACGTCGTGCACACCTGCGGCAACCAGCGGCTGTTCTGCGGTGAGTCCTGTGTGGACGAATGGCTCACGGAAACGGGGCAGGACAAGGGTTACGTCATGGATCTGGCGACCTTGTGGCGGCTGGCGGCCGGCTGGTACGACGGCAGGCTCGAGCACGGTTACACCCGCCGGGACCCGGCCGCCGCGGCCGCGTACTTCACCCAGGCCGGGCTGAGCGGCCCGTTCTGGAGCTAG
- a CDS encoding LLM class F420-dependent oxidoreductase → MTSASNRKIRIGVQLQPQHAEYKAIRRAASEAEDLGVDIVFNWDHFYPLYGEPEGLHYECWTMLGAWAESTSRVEIGALVTCNSYRNPELLADMARTVDNISDGRLILGIGSGWFEKDYDEYGYEFGTAGGRLDNLAEALPRIESRLGKLNPQPVRDIPVLIGGGGEKKTLRLVAKHADIWHGFGDPEVVERKVKILDQHCADVGRDPKEIERSVAVEGEPEELGPKLLEHGVSLFTVATGGPDYNLDKLRSWIAWRDKQG, encoded by the coding sequence ATGACCTCTGCTTCGAACAGGAAGATCCGGATCGGCGTCCAGCTGCAGCCTCAGCACGCCGAGTACAAGGCGATCCGCCGGGCGGCTTCGGAGGCCGAAGACCTCGGCGTGGACATCGTCTTCAACTGGGACCACTTCTACCCGCTCTACGGCGAGCCCGAGGGCCTGCACTACGAGTGCTGGACCATGCTGGGCGCCTGGGCGGAGTCCACGTCACGGGTCGAGATCGGCGCGCTGGTGACGTGCAACAGCTACCGCAACCCGGAACTGCTCGCCGACATGGCCCGCACCGTCGACAACATCTCCGACGGACGGCTGATCCTCGGCATCGGCTCCGGCTGGTTCGAGAAGGACTACGACGAGTACGGCTACGAGTTCGGCACCGCCGGCGGGCGGCTCGACAACCTCGCCGAGGCGCTCCCGCGCATCGAGAGCAGGCTCGGCAAGCTGAACCCGCAGCCGGTCCGCGACATCCCGGTGCTGATCGGTGGCGGCGGCGAGAAGAAGACGCTGCGCCTGGTCGCGAAGCACGCCGACATCTGGCACGGCTTCGGCGACCCGGAGGTTGTGGAGCGCAAGGTGAAGATCCTCGACCAGCACTGCGCCGACGTCGGCCGGGACCCGAAGGAGATCGAGCGTTCGGTCGCCGTCGAAGGCGAGCCGGAGGAGCTGGGTCCGAAGCTGCTGGAGCACGGTGTCTCACTGTTCACCGTGGCGACCGGCGGGCCGGACTACAACCTCGACAAGCTGCGGTCCTGGATCGCTTGGCGGGACAAGCAGGGCTGA
- a CDS encoding CGNR zinc finger domain-containing protein encodes MTSAQQDFLPGRSARAGAQRAVDLLAVLLVPEPSVSAVRSVLEAHGETSVELGPSDVASLREAASELREVFAARDAAEAAGVLNRLLARYAHAPRLTDHDAGFGWHLHVDAADDGPWGAWLVTSSALVLAVLLADRQAPPGGLCAASGCGKPFAHLGGGSPRRYCSTRCATRERVAAHRRKRS; translated from the coding sequence ATGACTTCGGCGCAGCAGGATTTCCTACCCGGCCGTTCGGCGCGCGCGGGGGCGCAGCGGGCGGTCGACCTGCTGGCGGTCCTGCTCGTTCCGGAGCCCTCGGTTTCTGCGGTCCGGTCCGTGCTGGAGGCGCACGGCGAGACCTCTGTCGAGCTGGGGCCTTCGGATGTCGCTTCGTTGCGTGAAGCGGCTTCGGAGCTGCGTGAGGTCTTCGCGGCGCGGGACGCCGCGGAGGCGGCCGGGGTGCTGAACCGGCTGCTGGCCCGCTACGCGCACGCGCCGCGGCTGACCGACCACGACGCCGGGTTCGGCTGGCATCTGCACGTGGACGCCGCCGACGACGGACCGTGGGGCGCGTGGCTGGTGACGTCGTCCGCGCTGGTGCTGGCGGTCCTGCTGGCGGACCGTCAGGCGCCGCCGGGTGGGCTGTGTGCAGCTTCGGGCTGTGGGAAACCCTTCGCGCACTTGGGCGGAGGGAGCCCGCGCCGGTACTGCTCGACTCGGTGCGCCACTCGGGAGCGGGTCGCGGCGCACCGCCGGAAACGCTCGTGA